In Hyphomicrobiales bacterium, one genomic interval encodes:
- a CDS encoding methyltransferase — translation MARRERQERRRTSPEQPFRPMRRAYAPIEVLSGEDEERVHRLSLRLLGETGLKFLSPDTWPVLARSGCLVDRETGMVRMPSEVVEHFLALAPSSFTLHARNPANDLAFGGDLIHYGSASSAPNVIDLDRGRRPGTRRDFEDLVRLNHMLGTCAFHSGHPVEPIDTPVNTRHLTSALAWHTLSDKVTRVYAIGRTRVHDSIAMAAIAYGLGRDEFERAPRLHGGINVNSPLVVDAPLSEAAMELALAGQVNVVSPVAFAGAMSPITLSGSIIQCNAEAIGLIAFLQMVQAGAPCFYGVLTTPVDMKSGAPAMGVPETVTGTLANGQMARRYRIPQRVMLGSTSVSPDAQSACETMFSLWAAQLGGAHMVYHAHGWMEGGLTTGFEKTVLDSEMIAMMGALAGSIDFSDAEEAMEAIRQVGPGGHFLGTDHTLKRYENAFHKPILSDWRAYEFWQRDGAKDAAMRANAKWKEMLEAYRAPALEDGIHDALEEYVTRRSRELGDAEI, via the coding sequence ATGGCCCGTCGCGAGCGACAGGAAAGGCGTCGCACGAGTCCGGAGCAGCCGTTTCGACCCATGCGCAGAGCTTATGCTCCCATCGAAGTCCTCTCGGGCGAGGACGAGGAGCGCGTGCACCGTCTTTCGCTCCGCCTATTGGGCGAGACCGGCCTCAAGTTCCTTTCCCCCGATACCTGGCCCGTGCTCGCGCGCTCGGGTTGCCTGGTCGATCGGGAAACCGGCATGGTGCGGATGCCGAGTGAGGTGGTCGAGCATTTTCTCGCCCTCGCGCCCTCGTCGTTCACCCTGCATGCGCGCAATCCGGCGAACGATCTCGCGTTCGGAGGAGACCTCATCCACTACGGCTCGGCCTCGAGCGCGCCGAACGTCATCGATCTGGATCGCGGGCGCCGGCCGGGAACGCGGCGCGATTTCGAGGACCTCGTGCGGCTCAACCACATGCTGGGGACTTGCGCGTTCCACTCCGGCCATCCGGTCGAGCCGATCGACACGCCCGTCAACACGCGCCACCTGACAAGTGCCCTGGCCTGGCACACCCTCTCCGACAAGGTGACGCGGGTCTATGCGATCGGGCGAACGCGCGTCCACGACTCGATCGCGATGGCGGCGATCGCGTACGGCCTCGGGCGCGACGAGTTCGAGCGGGCGCCGCGGCTGCACGGCGGCATCAATGTCAACTCCCCGCTCGTCGTCGATGCTCCGCTCTCGGAGGCCGCGATGGAGCTGGCGCTCGCGGGCCAGGTCAACGTCGTCTCCCCCGTCGCCTTCGCGGGTGCCATGTCGCCGATCACGCTGTCCGGCAGCATCATACAGTGCAATGCCGAGGCGATCGGGCTGATTGCGTTCCTGCAGATGGTGCAGGCGGGCGCACCGTGCTTTTATGGCGTGCTGACGACACCGGTCGACATGAAGTCGGGGGCTCCGGCCATGGGCGTTCCGGAGACTGTGACGGGGACGCTCGCCAACGGCCAGATGGCGCGGCGCTATCGGATTCCTCAGCGCGTGATGCTCGGTTCGACATCCGTCTCGCCCGATGCGCAGTCGGCGTGCGAGACGATGTTCTCCCTATGGGCCGCCCAACTCGGCGGAGCGCACATGGTCTACCATGCGCATGGCTGGATGGAGGGCGGTTTGACCACCGGGTTCGAGAAGACGGTGCTCGATTCCGAAATGATCGCGATGATGGGTGCGCTCGCGGGGTCCATCGACTTTTCCGATGCGGAAGAGGCGATGGAGGCGATCAGGCAGGTCGGACCGGGCGGGCATTTCCTCGGCACCGACCACACCCTCAAGCGCTATGAAAACGCCTTCCACAAGCCGATCCTCTCGGACTGGCGGGCCTACGAGTTCTGGCAGCGCGACGGGGCCAAGGACGCCGCGATGCGCGCCAACGCGAAGTGGAAGGAAATGCTCGAGGCCTACCGGGCACCTGCCCTCGAGGATGGCATCCATGATGCCCTCGAGGAGTATGTCACGCGCCGCAGCAGGGAACTCGGTGATGCCGAAATCTGA
- a CDS encoding dihydrodipicolinate synthase family protein, whose protein sequence is MVDKLCGEVRGVYAITPTPFTEEGALDRDGIGQLVAFYAERGCNGLAILGVMGEAAKLSSSERRAVTQEFIACAQGLPVVVGVPSESIADAVEQAEQAMALGAAGLLVAPPRTARTERQIFGHFAEMARLLGPDVPISVQDFPLATGVVMETELLVRIFAEIASCVMYKAEDWSSFDKIEALRAGDGGRGRRVSIMTGLGALDLPEDLARGGDGAMSGFSFPEMLAGVVAAHSEGDREHMHDVFDAYLPLLRYELQLGKGMAVRKHILHRRGALRSAAVRRPGPSLNANDVADIELLLRRQERAVARLER, encoded by the coding sequence ATGGTCGACAAGCTCTGCGGGGAGGTTCGCGGCGTCTACGCCATCACGCCGACACCGTTCACTGAGGAGGGAGCACTCGACCGCGACGGTATCGGGCAACTCGTCGCGTTCTATGCGGAACGTGGCTGCAACGGCCTTGCCATCCTCGGGGTGATGGGCGAGGCCGCCAAGCTCTCCAGCAGCGAGCGCCGCGCCGTAACTCAGGAATTCATCGCTTGCGCGCAGGGGCTGCCGGTCGTCGTCGGGGTGCCCTCGGAATCGATTGCCGACGCGGTCGAGCAGGCCGAGCAGGCGATGGCCCTCGGGGCGGCCGGTCTCCTCGTCGCCCCGCCGCGAACTGCCAGGACCGAGCGCCAGATCTTCGGCCACTTTGCCGAGATGGCGCGGCTGCTGGGGCCCGACGTGCCGATCTCGGTCCAGGATTTCCCGCTCGCGACCGGCGTCGTCATGGAGACGGAGCTGCTCGTGCGCATCTTCGCCGAGATCGCGTCCTGCGTCATGTACAAGGCCGAGGACTGGTCGAGCTTCGACAAGATCGAGGCCCTGCGTGCCGGCGATGGCGGACGCGGCCGCCGTGTCTCGATCATGACCGGGCTCGGGGCGCTCGATCTGCCGGAGGACCTCGCGCGTGGTGGCGACGGTGCGATGTCTGGGTTTTCCTTCCCGGAAATGCTGGCGGGGGTCGTCGCGGCGCACAGCGAAGGTGACCGCGAGCACATGCACGATGTTTTCGATGCCTACCTCCCGCTGTTGCGATACGAGCTGCAACTCGGCAAAGGGATGGCGGTGCGCAAACACATCCTTCATCGGCGCGGTGCCTTGCGCTCTGCGGCAGTGCGCCGTCCCGGCCCGAGCCTCAACGCGAACGATGTCGCCGACATCGAACTATTGTTGCGTCGCCAGGAGCGCGCGGTCGCCCGTCTGGAACGCTAG
- a CDS encoding sarcosine oxidase subunit alpha family protein: MSVQEFRNPSGGLVDRSRALSFTFDGRRLEGYGGDTLASALLANGVRLVGRSFKYHRPRGVMALGDAEPSALVELRTGGRREPNTKATTAELYEGLEAVSQNRWPSLAFDVMAVNQLFSPFLVAGFYYKTFMWPSSFWEPVYERLIRRAAGLGRVAAENDPDHYEKLHAHADLLVIGGGPAGLMAALTAGRAGARVVLVESDARCGGQLIHERLDIDGAPAAKWVEGAVAELTSLANVRLLTRSTVLARYDGGTFAVVERVGDHTIAPEHHLPRQRLWRFYTRDAILAAGATERGIVFAGNDRPGVMTASAARGFANRYGVRAGSRAVVFGNNDDIARTADDLAAAGIEIAAVVDPRPGAPGIEGAGRHLRGHVIQRVMGGRAVAGVAVQRTDDNLPAEEIACDLVAVAGGWSANFQIATHLGAKASFDPDKFSFHVLEPGRGLNVVGAAAGRWGTAECLAHGAEAGQRAAAGLGRQVAAPTLPRVEDRTVGNFVPLYRVKAGKGGPKGKAFVDFQNDVTDKDIELAVREGYDNAEHAKRYTTLGMATDQGKTGHVNGAAIMAEALGLSPRDVGTSVARAPYVPVSLGTIGGHSVGKQFQPTRLTAMHAWHERNGAVFMEAGQWYRPSYYAPDGEKDWLKQAIRETKAVREGVGIADVSTLGKIDIQGPDAAEFLNRLYINNWLKLPVGRARYGVMLREDGFVMDDGTTSRLGEDRFLMTTTTAAAGQVMTHIEFCHQAYWPDLDVQYISVTEQWAQIAIAGPKSRAVLEAGLKGADLSNAALPFMGVVDVRLSNGIPGRLFRISFSGELAYEIAVPADYGQAAWEHFMKVGAPHAITPYGLEALNILRIEKGHVTHSEIDGRTSAADLGFDKMTNRGKDFIGRMASERPAFLETTRPVLVGLKAINPQDRLYSGAHFLPIGAEHKVVNDQGWMSSVAFSPALGCWIGLGFVKRGRERIGERLVAAEFLRGSEVQVEIVETPFVDPKGERLHG, from the coding sequence GTGAGCGTCCAGGAATTCCGGAATCCGTCGGGGGGCCTCGTCGATCGCTCGCGGGCGCTGTCGTTCACCTTCGACGGCCGACGCCTCGAGGGCTACGGCGGAGACACGCTGGCCTCGGCGCTGCTCGCCAATGGGGTGCGCCTCGTCGGGCGCAGCTTCAAGTATCACCGGCCGCGCGGCGTGATGGCGCTCGGCGATGCCGAGCCGAGTGCGCTCGTGGAACTGCGCACCGGCGGGCGGCGCGAGCCGAACACCAAGGCGACGACGGCGGAACTCTATGAAGGGCTCGAGGCGGTGAGCCAGAACCGCTGGCCTTCGCTCGCCTTCGACGTGATGGCGGTGAACCAGCTCTTCTCGCCGTTCCTGGTGGCCGGCTTCTACTACAAGACGTTCATGTGGCCCTCCTCGTTCTGGGAACCGGTCTACGAGCGGCTCATCAGGCGTGCGGCCGGGCTCGGTCGGGTGGCGGCGGAAAACGATCCCGATCACTACGAAAAGCTTCACGCCCATGCCGATCTCCTGGTGATCGGTGGCGGGCCGGCCGGGCTCATGGCGGCGCTGACGGCGGGGCGCGCCGGGGCACGCGTGGTGCTGGTCGAGAGCGATGCACGGTGTGGTGGCCAGCTCATCCACGAGCGGCTCGACATCGACGGCGCGCCGGCGGCCAAGTGGGTCGAGGGCGCCGTTGCGGAATTGACCAGTCTCGCCAATGTGCGTCTGCTGACGCGGAGCACGGTCTTGGCCCGCTACGACGGCGGGACGTTCGCGGTGGTCGAGCGGGTCGGCGATCACACCATCGCGCCGGAGCACCACCTGCCGCGCCAGCGGCTCTGGCGCTTCTATACGCGCGACGCGATCCTGGCGGCAGGCGCCACCGAGCGAGGTATCGTCTTTGCCGGCAACGACCGGCCGGGCGTCATGACGGCATCGGCGGCGCGCGGCTTTGCCAACCGCTATGGCGTGCGTGCCGGCAGCCGGGCCGTGGTCTTCGGCAACAACGACGACATCGCGCGCACGGCGGACGATCTCGCGGCGGCCGGGATCGAGATCGCGGCGGTGGTCGATCCGCGACCGGGGGCACCCGGGATCGAGGGAGCCGGGCGCCACCTGCGGGGGCATGTGATCCAGCGCGTCATGGGCGGGCGGGCGGTCGCGGGTGTCGCGGTCCAACGCACGGACGATAATCTGCCGGCCGAGGAGATCGCGTGCGACCTCGTTGCGGTCGCGGGTGGTTGGAGCGCCAATTTCCAGATCGCGACCCATCTCGGCGCCAAGGCCTCGTTCGATCCTGATAAATTCTCCTTCCATGTGCTGGAGCCCGGCCGGGGCCTCAACGTCGTTGGAGCGGCGGCGGGTCGCTGGGGGACGGCGGAGTGTCTCGCGCACGGGGCCGAGGCGGGCCAGCGGGCGGCCGCGGGGCTCGGTCGTCAAGTGGCGGCGCCGACTTTGCCCCGTGTCGAGGACCGGACGGTCGGCAATTTCGTTCCACTCTACCGGGTCAAGGCCGGCAAGGGCGGCCCCAAGGGCAAGGCCTTCGTCGACTTCCAGAACGACGTCACCGACAAGGACATCGAACTCGCCGTGCGCGAGGGCTACGACAATGCCGAGCACGCCAAGCGCTACACGACGCTGGGCATGGCGACCGACCAGGGCAAGACCGGCCATGTGAACGGCGCGGCGATCATGGCCGAGGCGCTCGGGCTTTCGCCGCGAGACGTGGGCACGAGCGTCGCGCGGGCGCCCTATGTGCCTGTCTCCCTCGGGACGATCGGGGGGCACTCGGTCGGCAAGCAGTTCCAGCCGACGCGGCTCACGGCCATGCACGCCTGGCACGAGCGCAACGGCGCGGTCTTCATGGAGGCCGGGCAGTGGTACCGACCCTCCTATTACGCTCCCGATGGGGAGAAGGACTGGCTGAAGCAGGCGATACGCGAGACAAAGGCGGTGCGTGAGGGCGTCGGCATCGCGGATGTCTCGACGCTCGGCAAGATCGACATCCAGGGACCGGACGCCGCAGAATTCCTCAACCGCCTCTACATCAACAACTGGCTCAAATTGCCGGTCGGTCGGGCGCGATACGGCGTCATGCTGCGCGAAGACGGCTTCGTGATGGACGACGGGACGACCAGCCGGCTCGGCGAGGATCGCTTCCTCATGACGACGACGACGGCGGCGGCCGGGCAGGTGATGACGCACATCGAGTTCTGTCACCAGGCCTATTGGCCGGACCTCGACGTGCAATACATCTCCGTTACCGAGCAGTGGGCGCAGATCGCCATCGCGGGACCGAAATCGCGGGCCGTGCTCGAGGCGGGGCTGAAGGGCGCGGACCTTTCCAATGCCGCGTTGCCCTTCATGGGGGTGGTCGACGTCCGCCTCTCGAACGGCATTCCCGGACGGCTGTTCCGCATCAGCTTTTCAGGCGAACTCGCCTACGAGATCGCGGTGCCGGCCGACTACGGGCAGGCGGCATGGGAGCATTTCATGAAGGTGGGTGCGCCGCACGCCATCACGCCCTACGGCCTCGAGGCGCTCAATATCCTGCGTATCGAGAAGGGCCACGTGACGCACTCCGAGATCGACGGGCGGACTTCGGCCGCTGACCTCGGCTTCGACAAGATGACCAATCGCGGCAAGGACTTCATCGGGCGGATGGCGTCGGAGCGGCCGGCCTTCCTCGAGACGACGCGACCGGTACTCGTCGGGCTCAAGGCGATCAACCCGCAGGACCGCCTCTATTCCGGCGCGCATTTCCTTCCCATCGGCGCGGAGCACAAGGTCGTCAACGACCAGGGATGGATGTCGTCGGTCGCCTTCAGTCCGGCGCTCGGCTGCTGGATCGGGCTCGGGTTCGTCAAACGCGGGCGCGAGCGGATCGGTGAACGGCTGGTGGCGGCCGAATTCCTGCGCGGTAGCGAGGTCCAGGTGGAGATCGTCGAGACACCGTTCGTCGATCCCAAGGGGGAGCGTCTCCATGGCTGA
- a CDS encoding LysR family transcriptional regulator: MISAITNLVFLVNFNDLRVFLDVVDTGGMTQAASQRGRSQPGISRTIRDIEMRLGVVLFRRTGRGVDLTPAGERFLGFARATMEAFEAVESEVREIASVGPRELAVVVPLRTGRLLIPVLQKALTSALPDVEVHVYEDAMANMAQGLSQRKYDVAIAYAPPFRFEQRHDQLFRERLHLVGTSEAIAGEEATISLGEVAAMPLLLPNTRSTYRNQISSAFAEANLTPTIVRELETSEALLAFAGEGEGVAILPYSNVYREHEAGEIAVREIVSPPIERQVGLLFNRYVVGGTRSQVRSTLRDAMSMLAQRSRWLPIG; encoded by the coding sequence ATGATTTCAGCTATAACGAATTTGGTATTTCTAGTGAACTTCAACGATTTGCGCGTGTTCCTCGACGTCGTCGACACCGGTGGCATGACCCAGGCGGCGAGCCAGCGTGGTCGCTCGCAGCCCGGGATCAGCCGGACGATCCGGGACATCGAGATGCGGCTCGGCGTCGTGCTCTTCCGGCGCACCGGTCGGGGTGTCGATCTCACTCCGGCGGGCGAGCGGTTCCTCGGCTTCGCGCGTGCGACGATGGAGGCCTTCGAGGCGGTCGAGAGCGAGGTGCGCGAGATCGCTTCCGTCGGGCCACGCGAACTCGCCGTCGTCGTTCCGCTGCGCACCGGCCGGTTGCTGATCCCCGTGCTCCAGAAGGCGCTGACGAGTGCGTTGCCCGACGTCGAGGTCCACGTCTACGAGGATGCCATGGCCAACATGGCGCAGGGTCTCTCGCAGCGCAAATACGACGTCGCCATCGCCTATGCTCCTCCGTTCCGCTTCGAGCAAAGGCACGATCAGCTCTTTCGCGAAAGGCTCCATCTCGTCGGGACATCCGAGGCGATCGCAGGCGAGGAGGCCACCATCTCGCTCGGCGAGGTCGCGGCGATGCCCCTGCTCCTGCCGAACACGCGCTCGACCTACCGCAACCAGATTTCGTCCGCATTCGCCGAGGCGAACCTGACGCCAACGATTGTTCGGGAACTCGAAACTTCGGAGGCCCTGCTCGCCTTCGCTGGCGAAGGCGAGGGTGTCGCAATCCTTCCCTACAGCAACGTCTATCGTGAGCACGAGGCCGGAGAGATCGCCGTTCGGGAGATTGTGTCACCACCCATCGAGCGACAGGTCGGCTTGCTCTTCAACCGATATGTCGTAGGAGGAACCCGATCACAGGTTCGCAGCACGCTTCGCGATGCCATGAGCATGTTGGCTCAGCGCTCACGGTGGTTGCCGATTGGCTAG
- a CDS encoding sarcosine oxidase subunit beta family protein translates to MRYSVFTLAQQALKGHTGWPKAWRQVAPQKAYDIIVVGGGGHGLATAYYLARNHGMKRVALVEKGLIGLGNVGRNTTIVRANYNLEGNEPFYAHSLRLWEGLEKELNYNVMFSQRGVINLFHSDGQRDRFVRRGNSILLHGADAVLLDRDGVRRYAPMIDIDNSRFPVMGGLLQPRAGTARHDAVAWGFARGADRLGVDIIQNCEVIGFDIQNGVVKGVETTLGPIRAERVGIAVAGNTSTLGRMAGLELPIESHVLQAFVSEGLKPFLDCVVTFGVGHFYVSQSDKGGMVFGGDIDGYNSYAQRGNLPMVEHVVEAGVTMIPRLSRVRVLRSWGGIMDMSMDGSPIIDKTPVEGLYLNCGWNYGGFKATPASGWCFAHLMATGEMHEVSRAHRLDRFRTGHSIDEEGTGAQPNLH, encoded by the coding sequence ATGCGCTACAGCGTCTTCACCCTCGCCCAGCAGGCTCTCAAGGGCCACACGGGATGGCCAAAGGCCTGGCGTCAGGTGGCGCCGCAAAAGGCCTACGACATCATCGTCGTCGGCGGCGGCGGGCATGGCCTGGCAACGGCCTACTATCTCGCCCGCAACCACGGCATGAAGCGCGTTGCGCTCGTCGAGAAGGGGTTGATCGGGCTCGGTAACGTCGGGCGCAATACCACGATCGTGCGCGCCAACTACAACCTCGAAGGCAACGAACCGTTCTATGCGCATTCGCTCCGGCTCTGGGAGGGGCTGGAAAAAGAGCTGAATTACAATGTCATGTTCAGCCAGCGGGGCGTCATCAACCTGTTTCATTCCGATGGCCAGCGCGATCGCTTCGTTCGTCGCGGTAATTCGATCCTCCTGCATGGCGCGGACGCGGTTCTGCTCGATCGCGACGGTGTGCGGCGCTATGCGCCGATGATCGACATCGACAATTCACGCTTTCCAGTGATGGGCGGACTGTTGCAGCCGCGGGCGGGAACGGCGCGGCACGACGCCGTCGCCTGGGGCTTTGCGCGCGGCGCCGACAGGCTCGGTGTCGACATCATCCAGAACTGTGAAGTCATCGGGTTCGACATCCAGAACGGGGTCGTCAAGGGCGTCGAGACGACGCTCGGGCCGATCCGGGCCGAGCGGGTCGGTATCGCGGTCGCCGGCAACACCTCCACCCTCGGCCGCATGGCCGGCCTGGAACTGCCGATCGAGAGCCACGTGCTGCAGGCCTTCGTCAGCGAGGGACTGAAACCCTTCCTGGACTGCGTCGTCACGTTCGGCGTCGGCCACTTCTACGTCTCGCAGTCCGACAAGGGCGGCATGGTGTTCGGTGGCGACATCGACGGCTACAACAGCTATGCGCAGCGCGGCAATCTGCCGATGGTCGAGCATGTCGTCGAAGCCGGCGTGACCATGATCCCGCGGCTTTCCCGCGTGCGGGTGTTGCGCTCGTGGGGCGGCATCATGGACATGTCGATGGACGGCAGCCCGATCATCGACAAGACGCCGGTCGAGGGGCTCTATCTCAACTGCGGCTGGAACTACGGGGGGTTCAAGGCGACGCCGGCGTCCGGGTGGTGCTTTGCCCACCTCATGGCGACCGGTGAAATGCACGAGGTTTCGCGCGCCCATCGTCTCGATCGGTTCCGCACCGGTCACAGCATCGATGAGGAAGGCACGGGCGCCCAGCCGAACCTGCACTGA
- a CDS encoding sarcosine oxidase subunit delta, with protein sequence MLIDCPHCGPRSNEEFTAKGDATAKLPAGDAGPEAHYRHVFVRDNPRGRHEEFWHHTGGCRCWLVVTRDTVTHEIFEVTTASEHLERQASGGKK encoded by the coding sequence ATGCTGATCGATTGCCCCCATTGCGGGCCGCGCTCGAACGAGGAATTCACCGCCAAGGGCGATGCCACGGCCAAACTGCCGGCCGGTGATGCGGGGCCGGAGGCGCATTACCGACACGTCTTCGTGCGCGACAACCCGCGGGGGCGCCACGAGGAGTTTTGGCACCATACCGGTGGTTGCCGGTGCTGGCTGGTGGTGACGCGCGACACGGTGACCCACGAGATCTTCGAGGTGACCACGGCGAGCGAGCACCTCGAACGCCAGGCGAGTGGAGGCAAGAAGTGA
- a CDS encoding FAD-dependent oxidoreductase codes for MASMMPSRSMSRAAAGNSVMPKSEPFWWEDAGAPTSPPIDVLPGAVDVLVVGAGLTGLTAARTLARRGRSVLVADAGPPGIGASSRNGGMVLAGHRQSLEHFESRYGTELGHRMLREAHVDMIRHLEQLMAEEEIACDYARTGRFKGFWRPSEYDSAGREIDRLGRIVPLEAELIPRARQSEEIATELYSGGVVYRNAAALNPAKWMFGILAGARRAGAIVAGETPVLALEREGAGWCATTPRGKVRSGEVLVATNGYTPSHLPTLKRRIIPVPSFIVATEVLGENRVRSLIPKLRTIGETRDRHCYYRPSPDGRRIVFGGRAAMFDVSEAVALSQMRGLLAQVFPELRDVGITHSWRGRTGFTFDFVPHVGRIDGVWHAMGYSGSGNAMAPWLGHKAGLKIVGDPDGETAFSHTPFSTRWWHRGTAWFLPFVDMGFRVKDVNNNLMKRWQ; via the coding sequence ATGGCATCCATGATGCCCTCGAGGAGTATGTCACGCGCCGCAGCAGGGAACTCGGTGATGCCGAAATCTGAGCCCTTCTGGTGGGAGGATGCCGGCGCCCCGACATCCCCGCCGATCGATGTCTTGCCGGGGGCCGTGGACGTGCTCGTCGTCGGGGCAGGTCTGACCGGCCTCACGGCGGCGCGCACGCTCGCGCGCCGAGGCCGTAGCGTCCTCGTTGCGGATGCCGGACCGCCGGGGATCGGTGCCAGTTCCCGCAACGGCGGCATGGTGCTGGCCGGCCATCGCCAATCGCTCGAGCATTTCGAGAGCCGCTATGGCACGGAACTCGGCCACCGCATGCTGCGCGAGGCCCACGTCGACATGATCCGACATCTCGAGCAGCTCATGGCCGAGGAGGAGATCGCCTGCGATTACGCCAGGACGGGCCGGTTCAAGGGCTTCTGGCGGCCTTCGGAATACGACAGTGCGGGCCGGGAGATCGACCGGCTCGGGCGCATCGTTCCACTGGAAGCCGAGCTGATCCCGCGGGCGCGCCAGAGCGAGGAGATCGCCACCGAGCTCTATTCGGGCGGCGTCGTCTATCGCAATGCGGCCGCGCTCAATCCAGCCAAGTGGATGTTCGGGATCCTCGCTGGCGCGCGGCGGGCCGGGGCGATCGTTGCCGGTGAAACGCCCGTCCTCGCGCTCGAACGCGAAGGTGCCGGATGGTGCGCGACGACGCCGCGCGGCAAGGTGCGTTCGGGCGAGGTGCTGGTTGCGACGAACGGATACACCCCGTCGCATCTCCCGACCTTGAAGCGTCGGATCATACCCGTGCCGAGCTTCATCGTGGCGACCGAGGTGCTGGGCGAGAACCGCGTCCGGAGCCTCATCCCGAAGCTGCGCACGATCGGCGAGACGCGCGACCGGCACTGCTATTATCGCCCCTCGCCCGACGGACGGCGCATCGTGTTCGGCGGACGGGCTGCCATGTTCGACGTGTCGGAGGCTGTCGCCCTCTCGCAGATGCGCGGGCTCCTCGCCCAGGTCTTTCCCGAACTGCGCGATGTCGGGATAACGCATTCGTGGCGTGGCCGCACGGGGTTCACCTTCGATTTCGTTCCCCATGTCGGCAGGATCGACGGCGTCTGGCACGCGATGGGCTATTCCGGCAGCGGCAACGCCATGGCACCTTGGCTCGGCCACAAGGCGGGCCTCAAGATCGTCGGCGACCCCGACGGTGAGACGGCATTCTCGCATACCCCGTTCTCGACACGCTGGTGGCACCGCGGCACCGCCTGGTTCCTGCCCTTCGTCGACATGGGGTTCCGCGTGAAGGACGTGAACAACAACCTCATGAAGAGATGGCAATGA